In one Shewanella loihica PV-4 genomic region, the following are encoded:
- a CDS encoding OmcA/MtrC family decaheme c-type cytochrome, protein MDMKKKVNQWSLIALSCSALLLGCGSDGKDGKDGPDGVIGVSITDTPSVMAQFTQASVEDGQVSVTFKLENANGVAVLGLTKDYDLRFGIAQLAQVTETIDGQSFDRGYQWQAYINSLRQPGSLPDDTSGLNPSPKYQANVEAASACEDCLTDNLDGSYTYKFQQNIANVTEPLAITYNGDNTHRVTLELKLPQATANAHHDWQPSSGSADGIQTRNVVRKETCLNCHQEESLALHGGRRISLENCASCHTATSGDPESGNSIEFTYLIHAIHKGQDRVTSTPEGIVPAPYKIVGFGGSLHDYGKVMFPQKPAANCAACHKEGDGAPSDAALFKADNSSIACISCHTEKPSQNHSSTNCVACHNATDTYPGTGNAEKRHGDVLKAYSLAQAMGVSFSNIGLDGDGKLKFDLQVTDSAGNPVASEFIELGTRVVVAWDVDKDYPAYTDASYSNRRFRLSQGTYDDVSKTFTIVASSFDMPMDAAGKTFELWSAIEVCFNHGGYGVADVVMTACSDDTRSVAVKEAPYRFVWSGTGVAEDGQVAMRRAIVDTSKCQTCHNQENHHYNNGYNCQTCHTSDKTTSGDDSYPGGRRPTSFAFKAHEAEGHYLKYAGVQSGTVLKTDCLTCHTDDGITLGRASDRVWRYGDTTTGVDIWVSSDAGACLSCHQKYLKDSGAAHIQANGGILDGMDADDVRARAAETCATCHTPTQLLGIHQE, encoded by the coding sequence ATGGATATGAAGAAGAAGGTGAATCAATGGAGCCTCATCGCCCTGAGTTGCAGCGCGCTGCTACTGGGCTGTGGTAGCGACGGCAAGGATGGTAAAGACGGCCCCGACGGTGTCATAGGCGTCAGCATCACAGATACCCCAAGCGTGATGGCCCAGTTTACCCAGGCATCGGTAGAAGATGGCCAGGTCAGCGTGACCTTTAAGCTTGAAAATGCCAACGGGGTGGCGGTTCTCGGCCTGACCAAAGACTATGATCTCAGATTCGGTATTGCCCAGCTGGCCCAGGTCACAGAGACGATTGACGGCCAAAGTTTTGATCGCGGCTACCAGTGGCAGGCCTACATCAACAGCCTCAGACAGCCGGGTTCATTGCCAGATGACACCTCAGGCCTTAACCCCTCGCCTAAATATCAGGCCAATGTCGAGGCGGCCAGCGCCTGCGAAGACTGTCTGACGGATAATCTCGATGGCAGCTACACCTATAAATTTCAGCAAAACATCGCCAATGTCACCGAGCCTTTGGCTATCACCTACAATGGCGATAACACCCACAGGGTCACCCTGGAGCTAAAACTGCCCCAGGCGACTGCCAATGCGCACCATGACTGGCAGCCCTCATCGGGTTCGGCCGACGGGATTCAAACCCGCAACGTGGTACGTAAAGAAACCTGCCTTAACTGTCACCAGGAGGAGAGCCTAGCACTGCACGGTGGCCGCCGCATCAGCCTTGAGAACTGCGCCAGCTGTCACACCGCGACCTCTGGCGATCCCGAGAGCGGCAACAGCATCGAATTTACCTACCTGATCCATGCCATCCACAAGGGTCAGGACAGGGTTACCAGCACCCCTGAAGGGATTGTACCCGCCCCCTATAAGATAGTGGGCTTTGGCGGCAGCCTGCACGACTATGGCAAGGTGATGTTCCCGCAGAAGCCAGCAGCCAACTGTGCCGCCTGTCACAAAGAGGGGGACGGCGCCCCAAGCGACGCCGCCCTGTTTAAGGCTGATAACTCCAGCATCGCCTGTATCAGCTGTCACACCGAGAAACCATCGCAGAATCACTCAAGCACCAACTGCGTCGCCTGCCACAACGCCACGGATACCTATCCGGGCACAGGCAACGCCGAGAAGCGCCATGGCGACGTGCTAAAGGCCTACTCGCTGGCCCAGGCCATGGGCGTCAGTTTCAGCAACATAGGCCTGGATGGCGACGGCAAGCTGAAATTTGATCTCCAGGTAACCGACTCTGCCGGCAATCCGGTAGCCAGCGAATTTATCGAGCTTGGCACCCGCGTCGTGGTCGCCTGGGATGTGGACAAGGACTACCCGGCCTACACGGATGCCTCATACAGCAATCGTCGCTTCAGACTGTCCCAAGGCACCTATGACGATGTCAGCAAGACCTTCACCATAGTGGCCAGCAGCTTCGACATGCCAATGGATGCAGCGGGCAAGACCTTCGAGCTCTGGTCTGCCATAGAGGTGTGCTTCAACCACGGCGGCTATGGCGTTGCCGATGTGGTGATGACCGCCTGTAGCGATGATACCCGCTCGGTAGCCGTTAAAGAGGCGCCCTATCGCTTCGTCTGGTCCGGCACAGGCGTTGCCGAAGATGGCCAGGTGGCCATGCGCCGCGCCATCGTCGATACCAGCAAGTGTCAGACCTGCCACAACCAGGAGAATCACCATTACAACAATGGTTATAACTGTCAGACCTGTCATACCTCAGACAAGACCACCAGCGGCGATGACAGCTATCCGGGCGGACGTCGCCCCACCAGCTTCGCCTTTAAGGCCCACGAGGCAGAGGGTCACTACCTCAAGTATGCTGGCGTGCAGTCGGGCACAGTGCTCAAGACAGACTGCCTCACCTGTCATACCGATGATGGCATCACACTTGGCCGCGCAAGCGATCGCGTCTGGCGCTATGGCGATACCACCACAGGCGTAGATATCTGGGTCTCATCCGATGC